In Virgibacillus sp. NKC19-16, a single genomic region encodes these proteins:
- a CDS encoding YpdA family putative bacillithiol disulfide reductase, which translates to MQEENVIIIGGGPCGMSCAIELQKYGINPLIIEKGNVVNTIYNFPTHQTFFSSSDKLEIGEMPFITEKQKPVRNQALAYYRTVADRKYLRINTYEKVVGVKLAENDFQLSTKKNTGERQQYRAVHVVIATGYYDQPNYMNIPGENSDKVMHYFKEAHPFYNKDVAVIGGKNSAVDATLELHKAGANVTVFYRGEAYSKSIKPWILPEFDSLIRKGIVQMHFNSEVTAIEKNHIHYTTDEKTHKLKNDFVFAMTGYKPDLHFLKDIGISIDEQNGTPHFNENTYETNIPGLYVAGVIAAGYNNNKIFIENGRFHGEQIANAINK; encoded by the coding sequence TTGCAGGAAGAAAACGTTATTATTATTGGCGGTGGTCCATGTGGAATGTCTTGTGCCATTGAATTACAAAAGTATGGGATTAACCCGTTAATTATAGAAAAAGGAAACGTAGTAAACACAATTTATAATTTCCCGACACATCAAACATTTTTTAGCTCAAGTGATAAATTGGAAATTGGAGAAATGCCTTTTATTACGGAAAAACAAAAACCCGTCAGAAACCAGGCCTTAGCTTACTACCGAACAGTCGCCGACCGGAAATATTTGCGTATAAATACATATGAAAAAGTCGTCGGCGTTAAACTTGCTGAGAACGATTTTCAACTAAGTACAAAGAAAAATACAGGAGAAAGACAACAATATCGGGCGGTCCATGTAGTCATTGCTACCGGATATTATGATCAGCCCAATTACATGAATATTCCTGGTGAAAACTCAGACAAAGTCATGCATTATTTTAAGGAGGCACATCCTTTTTATAACAAGGATGTTGCAGTTATTGGCGGGAAAAATTCTGCAGTGGATGCGACATTGGAGCTTCACAAAGCCGGTGCTAATGTCACGGTATTTTATCGTGGAGAGGCGTATTCGAAGAGCATAAAACCTTGGATACTCCCGGAATTTGACTCTTTAATAAGAAAAGGCATTGTTCAAATGCATTTCAATTCAGAAGTTACAGCAATTGAAAAGAATCATATTCATTACACAACTGACGAGAAAACACATAAACTTAAAAATGACTTTGTATTTGCAATGACCGGCTATAAACCTGATTTACATTTTCTAAAAGATATAGGAATATCAATTGATGAGCAAAACGGGACCCCTCATTTTAATGAAAACACCTATGAAACAAATATACCCGGATTATATGTAGCTGGTGTTATAGCAGCTGGTTATAATAATAATAAAATATTTATAGAAAATGGACGTTTTCATGGAGAGCAGATTGCAAATGCGATTAATAAATAG
- a CDS encoding Glu/Leu/Phe/Val family dehydrogenase, protein MVAEKAADSTKEDDKNMDVLSSTRTVVKTALEKLGYPDEVFELLKDPIRMMTVRIPVRMDDGSIKVFTGYRAQHNDAVGPTKGGIRFHPNVTETEVKALSIWMSLKAGIVDLPYGGGKGGIVCDPREMSFRELEGLSRGYVRAISQIVGPNKDIPAPDVFTNSQIMAWMMDEYSRIDEFNSPGFITGKPIALGGSHGRESATAKGVTICINEAAKKRGLNVKGSRIVVQGFGNAGSFLAKFLHDAGAKIVGISDAYGGLHDPDGLDIDYLLDRRDSFGTVTKLFNSTITNKEVLELDCDILVPAAVENQITEENAHNIKADIVVEAANGPTTMGGTKILSDRGILLVPDVMASSGGVTVSYFEWVQNNQGYYWTEEEIDKKLHEIMIKSFNQIFNTAKTRRVDMRLAAYMVGVRKMAEASRFRGWV, encoded by the coding sequence ATGGTAGCCGAAAAAGCAGCAGATTCTACCAAAGAAGACGATAAAAATATGGATGTTTTAAGTTCAACACGAACTGTTGTAAAAACCGCGTTGGAAAAGTTGGGTTACCCTGATGAAGTTTTTGAGCTTTTAAAAGACCCAATCCGCATGATGACAGTAAGGATCCCTGTTCGTATGGATGATGGATCCATTAAAGTTTTTACGGGATATCGCGCGCAGCACAATGATGCGGTTGGCCCAACAAAAGGTGGGATCAGATTTCATCCCAATGTAACAGAAACAGAAGTTAAAGCATTGTCCATTTGGATGAGTTTAAAAGCCGGTATAGTAGATTTACCATATGGAGGTGGTAAAGGCGGGATCGTCTGTGATCCTAGAGAAATGTCCTTCCGTGAACTTGAGGGCTTAAGTCGTGGATATGTTCGTGCAATTAGTCAAATTGTAGGTCCTAATAAGGATATTCCAGCACCGGATGTATTTACAAATTCACAAATTATGGCTTGGATGATGGATGAATATAGTCGAATTGACGAATTTAACAGTCCCGGTTTTATTACTGGTAAACCGATCGCGCTTGGGGGATCACATGGAAGAGAATCTGCAACTGCAAAAGGTGTTACAATTTGTATTAATGAAGCTGCTAAGAAAAGAGGCTTAAATGTAAAAGGGTCAAGGATTGTTGTTCAAGGATTTGGAAACGCTGGCAGTTTCCTTGCGAAATTCTTGCATGACGCAGGAGCAAAAATAGTTGGAATTTCAGATGCTTATGGTGGATTGCATGATCCGGATGGGCTTGATATTGACTATCTTTTAGATAGAAGAGATAGTTTCGGAACGGTTACGAAGCTCTTCAATAGTACAATAACAAATAAAGAAGTACTTGAATTGGATTGTGACATTTTGGTTCCAGCAGCTGTAGAGAATCAAATTACAGAGGAGAACGCACATAATATTAAGGCAGATATTGTAGTGGAAGCAGCGAATGGACCTACAACGATGGGTGGTACAAAGATTCTATCTGATAGAGGAATTCTTTTGGTTCCAGATGTAATGGCTTCTTCCGGTGGAGTTACTGTCTCCTATTTTGAATGGGTACAAAACAATCAAGGCTACTATTGGACAGAAGAAGAAATAGACAAAAAGCTACATGAAATTATGATTAAATCATTTAATCAAATCTTTAATACGGCCAAAACCAGACGTGTCGATATGCGCCTGGCAGCATATATGGTTGGCGTCAGAAAGATGGCAGAAGCTTCGAGATTTCGTGGATGGGTTTAG